A single genomic interval of Desulfovibrio sp. JC022 harbors:
- a CDS encoding glycosyltransferase, with the protein MGKLYSDTYWSDMHEPVRRKLLMGSVGAKHLLETGAHALESDPQLGVELLLAAYVSNSLDGNMAAQLAQIEGLLPLFPSSVSSCLKGVVSHWKQPDNLSYFMRIASKRDDAKVKKYILSSLEKEPGNLFWIQQGLVHAGAFADFKFGLELLSGEFPAEIIPAINSSKSYFHYLSGNAAEAFPLLMSASDVFGLNNMVHLAASVALKLGERETAMSILAGAVDAQPWRVSEAMRLYDLACGLDEKAVPLPGSLAILLYCFNKSEELDATLASLHASELHGAKIFMLDNGSSDGTAEIISKWQYEFGKQMVRIDLPVNVGAAAARNWLMKEPQVQECDFAVYLDDDVEVQPDWIFRFGAAVEAYPEAGVWGCKVLDHAAPSVMQSVDLHIIQPVGDEGEGPEVDLSKIAPNPFRCSDLHLYLLDSGFFDFTRPCGSVTGCCHLFRTQKLLDNGGFSLFLSPSQYDDLEHDLRSCLKGEFPVYQGHLSILHRKRTGFASHSNEAQKGNALGNKYKMQAMHPRSEILQIMADEERLLQSDLEKKMQYLVRKGILAG; encoded by the coding sequence ATGGGCAAACTTTACAGCGATACTTACTGGTCTGATATGCACGAGCCTGTGCGCCGCAAACTCTTGATGGGGTCTGTGGGGGCGAAGCATCTTTTGGAAACCGGAGCGCATGCTCTGGAGTCCGATCCGCAGCTGGGCGTTGAATTGCTGTTGGCAGCCTACGTATCTAATTCTCTGGATGGAAATATGGCTGCACAGCTGGCCCAGATCGAAGGTTTGCTTCCGCTCTTTCCTTCCTCTGTTTCTTCATGTCTCAAAGGTGTTGTTTCTCACTGGAAACAGCCGGATAATCTATCTTATTTTATGCGTATTGCCTCCAAAAGGGACGATGCAAAGGTAAAGAAATACATTCTTTCTTCCCTTGAAAAAGAACCGGGAAATCTTTTCTGGATACAGCAGGGCTTGGTGCATGCCGGGGCCTTTGCGGATTTTAAATTCGGGCTGGAACTTTTGTCCGGGGAATTCCCGGCTGAGATCATCCCGGCAATCAATTCTTCCAAATCCTATTTTCATTACCTGAGCGGTAACGCTGCTGAAGCTTTTCCATTGCTTATGTCCGCGTCCGATGTATTCGGTTTGAATAATATGGTCCATCTTGCTGCATCCGTGGCTCTTAAGTTGGGTGAGCGCGAAACAGCTATGTCGATTCTTGCCGGGGCCGTTGATGCGCAGCCGTGGCGGGTTTCCGAAGCCATGCGCTTGTATGATCTGGCTTGCGGGCTGGATGAGAAAGCCGTTCCCTTGCCCGGCAGTCTGGCTATTCTTCTTTACTGCTTCAACAAATCTGAAGAACTGGACGCGACCCTTGCTTCCCTGCATGCATCCGAGCTGCACGGGGCCAAAATTTTCATGCTTGATAACGGCTCGTCCGACGGAACCGCCGAGATCATTAGCAAGTGGCAGTACGAGTTCGGCAAGCAGATGGTGCGCATTGATCTGCCTGTTAATGTAGGAGCCGCCGCTGCCCGCAATTGGCTCATGAAGGAACCGCAGGTGCAGGAATGTGATTTTGCGGTCTACCTTGATGACGACGTGGAAGTGCAGCCGGATTGGATTTTCCGTTTTGGTGCGGCGGTTGAAGCTTATCCTGAAGCCGGGGTCTGGGGATGTAAGGTTCTGGATCACGCAGCTCCTTCAGTGATGCAGTCTGTGGACCTGCATATTATCCAGCCTGTAGGTGACGAGGGCGAAGGGCCGGAGGTGGATTTGAGCAAGATCGCACCTAATCCGTTTCGTTGTTCGGACCTGCATCTCTATCTTTTAGACAGCGGTTTTTTTGATTTCACGCGCCCCTGTGGCTCGGTAACCGGGTGTTGCCACCTGTTTAGAACACAGAAGCTGCTTGACAACGGGGGCTTTTCCCTGTTCCTTTCTCCGTCGCAGTATGACGATCTGGAGCATGATTTGCGCAGTTGCCTGAAGGGTGAATTTCCTGTTTATCAGGGACATCTGAGCATCTTGCACCGCAAGCGGACCGGTTTTGCCAGCCACAGCAATGAAGCGCAGAAAGGCAATGCATTGGGTAATAAATACAAAATGCAGGCTATGCATCCGCGGAGCGAAATATTGCAGATAATGGCTGATGAAGAGAGGCTTCTTCAGTCCGACCTTGAGAAAAAGATGCAGTATCTGGTGCGGAAGGGGATTCTGGCCGGATAG
- a CDS encoding YkgJ family cysteine cluster protein, producing the protein MSDHDQTQDFLNNLPELESGKTFGFACHPGVRCFNACCGDLNLMLTPYDVLRLRKGLGHDSKKFIHNHAEITRTPGAGFPMCKLRMLDNAKRSCPFVREEGCSIYENRPGACRTYPLGRASRMSEEGETIEQFFIVQERHCCGFEEDKAWTSDEWLKDQGLEPYNEVNDRYMRIMNRARRAGVALDERKLNMVFLALYQVDNFMNFIKDMNVFSRLDISEERQQAILNDEEECLSFALDWVELIVLGSSENLEPKK; encoded by the coding sequence ATGTCCGACCACGATCAAACCCAAGATTTCCTTAATAATCTGCCTGAACTTGAATCCGGCAAGACCTTCGGTTTTGCCTGTCATCCCGGAGTGCGTTGTTTTAACGCCTGTTGCGGTGATCTCAATCTGATGCTCACTCCCTACGACGTACTTCGTCTGCGCAAAGGTCTGGGACACGACAGCAAGAAATTTATCCACAACCACGCGGAGATTACCCGTACACCGGGTGCCGGTTTCCCCATGTGCAAGTTGCGCATGCTCGATAATGCCAAGCGCAGCTGTCCTTTTGTGCGCGAAGAAGGTTGTTCCATTTACGAAAACCGTCCCGGTGCCTGCCGTACCTATCCTCTTGGCCGTGCTTCACGCATGAGCGAGGAAGGTGAGACCATTGAGCAGTTTTTCATCGTGCAGGAACGGCACTGTTGCGGATTCGAAGAAGACAAGGCTTGGACCAGCGATGAATGGCTTAAAGATCAGGGTCTTGAGCCGTACAATGAAGTCAATGACCGCTACATGCGCATTATGAACCGTGCCCGTCGGGCCGGTGTAGCTCTTGATGAGCGTAAGTTGAACATGGTTTTTCTCGCCCTTTATCAGGTGGACAATTTCATGAATTTCATCAAGGATATGAACGTATTCTCCCGTCTTGATATTTCTGAGGAACGCCAGCAGGCTATCCTTAATGACGAGGAAGAATGTCTTAGTTTTGCCCTCGACTGGGTAGAGCTGATCGTGCTCGGTTCTTCTGAGAATTTGGAGCCTAAGAAGTAA